From the genome of Proteus vulgaris, one region includes:
- the rfaQ gene encoding putative lipopolysaccharide heptosyltransferase III has translation MSEKMKLIQRVLIIKLRHHGDTLLITPVINTLKANFPNADVDILINKETMPMIEHFSSIHHIFVLDKAWKNEGKLARLRHEWKLITDLRNQQYDVVINLADQWNSAIITRFTGAKIRVGYDIYKRQSPIWKKCFTHLIPLGSVDEKHIVEQNLALLQPLQLPKIDTQVSMAYSEQDKYIVTEKLKVHKVLSSYIVIQPTSRWFFKCWDENKWSKLIDALEQEGNQIVLTSGPDPREQEMVETIIKGCTSNSVVSLSGQLSLPQLAALIDHARLFIGVDSVPMHMAAALKTPLIALFGPSKLFHWSPWEHIGEVLWAGNYGELPDPDDVNTNTQTRYLSLIPVEDVLNAVRGQLK, from the coding sequence ATGAGTGAAAAAATGAAGTTAATACAAAGGGTTCTTATTATTAAGTTACGACATCATGGTGATACTTTGTTGATTACCCCTGTTATTAATACATTAAAAGCTAACTTTCCAAATGCTGACGTTGATATCTTAATCAATAAAGAAACGATGCCAATGATCGAGCATTTTTCCTCTATTCATCATATCTTTGTACTAGACAAAGCATGGAAAAATGAAGGGAAGCTGGCAAGGTTACGCCATGAATGGAAGTTAATAACCGATTTAAGAAATCAACAATATGATGTTGTTATAAACTTAGCTGATCAATGGAACAGTGCAATAATAACCCGTTTTACGGGGGCTAAAATTCGTGTTGGATATGATATTTATAAACGTCAAAGCCCTATCTGGAAAAAATGTTTTACCCATTTGATCCCGCTAGGCTCTGTAGATGAAAAACATATTGTTGAGCAAAATTTAGCGCTCTTGCAACCATTACAGTTACCTAAAATAGATACTCAAGTATCAATGGCGTACAGTGAACAAGATAAATATATTGTTACCGAAAAATTAAAAGTACATAAAGTATTGAGTAGTTATATTGTTATTCAACCTACATCTCGATGGTTTTTTAAATGTTGGGATGAAAATAAATGGTCGAAATTAATTGATGCTTTAGAACAAGAAGGAAATCAAATTGTTTTAACATCTGGCCCCGATCCAAGAGAGCAAGAGATGGTTGAAACTATAATTAAAGGGTGTACTTCAAATAGTGTGGTTTCATTATCAGGACAACTCTCTTTACCGCAACTTGCTGCGTTAATTGATCATGCTCGTTTATTTATTGGGGTTGATTCCGTTCCCATGCATATGGCCGCAGCACTTAAAACCCCCCTTATTGCACTCTTTGGGCCATCAAAATTATTTCATTGGTCACCATGGGAACATATTGGCGAAGTGTTATGGGCGGGAAATTATGGTGAACTCCCCGATCCTGATGATGTCAATACCAACACACAAACGCGTTATCTCAGTTTAATACCTGTCGAAGATGTACTGAATGCCGTAAGGGGACAACTAAAATGA
- a CDS encoding glycosyltransferase family 4 protein, producing MNSFRLAIVRQKYRPDGGAERFVSRALEALDNQAVELNVITRSWIGAVQPQWHIHIVNPMKWGRISREKGFARAARQCWQKEKFDLVQSHERIAGCDIYRAGDGVHHRWLLQRSRVLSPLRSQLLLNSCYHRYVMKAEKEMYHSPELKRVICNSEMVKREVMEDFGIESERISVIYNAIDNQRFFPATTLYREQLRQQYHIPVEAKCFIYVGSGFERKGLKAAIEAISCTSAHLIVVGQDKEQKKYQQLAHQLKSHDRVHFLGVQKDTLPLYQMADGLLLPTLYDPFPNVVLEAMACGLPVITSYTCGGSEFIEQGVNGFVTDALDISAMVSAIETISADNLDNRMSKAARNKILPYTPEHLSQQLIGLYQKVLSL from the coding sequence ATGAATTCATTCCGATTGGCTATAGTGCGTCAAAAATACCGACCTGATGGAGGCGCTGAACGATTTGTTTCTCGAGCACTTGAAGCATTAGATAATCAAGCTGTAGAACTTAATGTGATCACGCGTTCATGGATTGGTGCAGTACAACCTCAGTGGCATATTCATATTGTCAACCCAATGAAATGGGGGCGAATTAGCCGTGAAAAAGGCTTTGCTCGAGCAGCAAGACAGTGTTGGCAAAAAGAAAAGTTCGATTTAGTACAAAGCCATGAACGTATCGCAGGATGCGATATTTATCGTGCAGGAGATGGTGTTCATCACCGCTGGTTATTACAACGTTCGCGTGTTTTAAGCCCATTACGTAGTCAATTATTGCTTAATAGTTGTTATCACCGCTATGTAATGAAGGCTGAAAAAGAGATGTATCATTCACCAGAACTAAAACGCGTTATATGTAATTCAGAGATGGTAAAACGTGAAGTGATGGAAGACTTTGGAATTGAAAGTGAGCGCATTAGTGTAATTTATAATGCGATTGATAATCAGCGATTTTTTCCAGCAACAACACTTTATCGTGAGCAATTACGCCAGCAATACCATATTCCTGTTGAAGCAAAATGTTTTATTTATGTGGGTTCTGGGTTTGAACGTAAAGGCTTAAAAGCGGCTATAGAAGCAATCAGTTGTACAAGTGCACATTTGATTGTGGTTGGACAAGATAAAGAGCAGAAAAAATATCAGCAACTTGCTCATCAATTAAAAAGTCATGATCGAGTTCATTTTTTAGGTGTGCAAAAAGACACCTTACCTTTATATCAAATGGCAGATGGTTTATTGTTACCCACTTTATATGATCCTTTTCCTAATGTTGTTTTAGAAGCAATGGCATGTGGTTTACCAGTGATCACTAGTTATACTTGCGGTGGCTCTGAATTTATTGAGCAAGGTGTTAACGGTTTTGTCACTGATGCACTAGATATTTCGGCAATGGTCAGTGCAATAGAGACAATTTCTGCCGATAATCTTGATAATAGAATGTCTAAAGCCGCCCGAAATAAGATATTGCCTTATACGCCAGAGCATTTATCTCAACAACTGATTGGGCTTTACCAAAAGGTTCTTAGTTTATGA
- a CDS encoding glycosyltransferase yields MKEHILFIIDGLPGGGAENVTIRLCHGLSQRGYTVTLLSLAEKCDYSIPANIELLIDADSYRGLFHRQTELKRRAKSMDNTLKSLFARKGIPSLVVSNLHKTDRIVALSKELADKNTWYCIHGIFSQSYLGNKTGFSRWLKQKKIQKVYQGKNIITVSNAAGQDLIQNVGISPQQLKTIYNPFDIQEIRNLALESNSYQGQDYLLHIGRFHEVKRHDRLLEAFALADLPCKLFIAGQGSSEVTTKIKNKIAELNLEDKVSLIGFLSNPFAVINDAKAVVLSSDSEGLGNVLVESLICNTPIVSTNCPGGIGEIMEGELANYKAELNAASLAEKMRLVYFTPPEITPEMYQKFDIDEVIDQYISLIK; encoded by the coding sequence ATGAAGGAACATATCCTTTTTATTATTGATGGATTACCAGGTGGTGGTGCTGAAAATGTCACTATCAGGTTATGTCATGGTTTAAGCCAACGTGGTTATACCGTTACGTTACTCTCTTTAGCTGAAAAATGTGATTATTCTATTCCCGCTAATATTGAATTATTGATTGATGCAGATAGTTACCGTGGGTTGTTTCATCGACAAACTGAACTGAAACGTCGGGCAAAATCAATGGATAATACGCTAAAATCGTTATTTGCACGTAAAGGTATTCCATCACTTGTTGTTTCGAATTTGCATAAGACAGATAGGATTGTTGCTTTATCTAAAGAGCTGGCAGATAAAAATACGTGGTATTGCATTCATGGTATATTTTCCCAATCTTATTTAGGTAATAAAACCGGTTTTTCTCGTTGGTTAAAACAAAAGAAGATCCAAAAAGTATATCAAGGGAAAAATATTATTACGGTTTCCAATGCGGCTGGGCAGGATTTGATCCAAAACGTGGGGATATCACCACAACAATTAAAAACAATTTATAATCCGTTTGATATTCAAGAAATTAGAAATTTAGCTTTAGAAAGTAATTCTTATCAAGGGCAAGATTATTTACTACATATTGGTCGTTTTCATGAAGTTAAACGACATGACAGATTATTAGAAGCATTTGCGTTAGCGGATTTACCTTGTAAATTATTTATTGCAGGACAAGGCTCTTCTGAAGTTACAACTAAAATTAAAAATAAAATAGCAGAGCTTAATTTAGAAGATAAGGTGAGTTTAATTGGTTTTTTATCAAACCCATTTGCTGTTATTAATGATGCAAAAGCGGTTGTTTTAAGCTCTGACAGCGAAGGTTTAGGCAATGTATTGGTTGAATCTTTGATTTGTAATACACCGATTGTGAGTACCAATTGTCCTGGTGGTATTGGTGAAATTATGGAAGGTGAGCTTGCTAATTATAAAGCAGAGCTAAATGCAGCATCGTTAGCCGAAAAGATGCGGTTGGTTTATTTTACGCCACCTGAAATTACACCAGAGATGTACCAAAAATTTGATATCGATGAAGTGATTGATCAGTATATATCACTTATTAAGTAA